One Leptospira bouyouniensis DNA window includes the following coding sequences:
- a CDS encoding MBL fold metallo-hydrolase — translation MKKHDCKLYLILFIGYFFYQCQVTSHQFNTLPVESSSVQIPQPSKQQPMVDFQVIKAADWEVPLAGLLDLEDPQSKLANLKDKPEPISIYFYLIKHPKLGSYLIDSGIGESFTKGKEELLVSSIVASQMNFDKLKIFETTKNFLEKNKIDLKGIFFTHLHLDHVMGAYEVNRNVPFYVGQNEVSDKQFINLFVQSSTNRLLGENANLIELNFGNKGQGLSIIDFFGDQSLFIISVPGHTAGSLAFLIPSKDGGHLILGDTCHTRFGWLQNVIPGSFTSNPNLNRKSLDGLKSLVSSYKPKYIYPGHQERIVSDIK, via the coding sequence ATGAAGAAACATGATTGTAAGTTGTATTTAATATTGTTTATAGGTTACTTTTTTTACCAGTGCCAAGTGACTTCACATCAATTTAATACTTTACCCGTGGAATCTAGTTCGGTACAAATTCCTCAACCTTCCAAACAACAGCCGATGGTCGATTTCCAAGTGATCAAGGCTGCCGATTGGGAAGTTCCCTTGGCAGGTTTACTAGATTTGGAAGACCCCCAATCGAAACTTGCGAATCTAAAAGACAAACCTGAACCAATCTCAATTTATTTTTATCTCATCAAACACCCGAAATTAGGCAGCTATTTAATTGATTCTGGGATCGGTGAAAGTTTTACAAAAGGAAAAGAGGAACTTCTTGTTAGCTCGATCGTTGCGTCACAAATGAATTTTGATAAACTAAAAATTTTTGAAACAACAAAGAATTTTTTAGAAAAAAATAAAATAGATTTAAAAGGAATATTTTTTACTCACTTACACTTGGATCACGTAATGGGAGCCTATGAGGTAAATCGAAACGTTCCATTTTATGTGGGTCAAAATGAGGTATCAGATAAACAATTTATTAATTTGTTTGTGCAAAGTTCCACAAATCGACTATTAGGTGAAAATGCAAATTTAATCGAATTAAATTTTGGAAACAAAGGTCAGGGTCTTTCTATTATCGATTTTTTTGGTGATCAAAGTTTGTTTATCATATCTGTACCAGGACATACAGCTGGAAGTTTAGCATTTCTCATCCCTTCCAAAGATGGTGGACATTTGATCCTTGGTGATACTTGCCACACACGTTTTGGATGGTTACAAAATGTAATCCCAGGTTCTTTTACATCAAACCCAAATTTAAATCGAAAAAGTTTAGATGGATTAAAGTCTTTAGTATCATCCTATAAACCTAAATACATATACCCAGGACATCAGGAGCGAATTGTTTCCGATATTAAATAA
- the leuD gene encoding 3-isopropylmalate dehydratase small subunit: MSVQNWTIHSGVAVSIPREDIDTDQILPKQFMKLIDKKGFGIHLFHDWRYLDLEGKIPNPEFILNQEGFTNVSVLIAGKNFGCGSSREHAPWALSDFGFRAILAPSFADIFSINSAKNGIALVCLKEEEISFLHDWVSKNPGSQVKINLETLEVEAGEQTFFFQLDTASVNRIRNGWDDIDITLKNAKEILEFERIRKKEQSFLEVQW; encoded by the coding sequence ATGAGCGTACAAAATTGGACAATCCATTCTGGAGTTGCTGTTTCAATCCCGAGAGAAGATATTGATACGGACCAAATACTTCCTAAACAATTTATGAAATTGATTGATAAGAAGGGTTTTGGAATCCATTTGTTTCATGATTGGAGATATTTAGACTTAGAAGGAAAAATTCCGAATCCAGAATTCATTTTGAACCAAGAAGGGTTTACGAATGTTAGTGTGCTAATCGCTGGAAAAAATTTCGGATGTGGCTCGAGTAGAGAACATGCACCTTGGGCTCTTTCTGATTTCGGATTCAGAGCAATTTTAGCCCCATCATTTGCTGATATCTTTTCGATTAATTCTGCAAAGAATGGGATCGCACTTGTTTGTTTGAAAGAAGAAGAAATTTCCTTTCTCCATGATTGGGTTTCAAAAAATCCAGGATCACAAGTTAAGATCAATTTAGAAACGTTGGAAGTAGAAGCGGGAGAACAAACATTCTTTTTCCAATTAGATACTGCTTCAGTGAATCGGATCCGAAATGGCTGGGATGATATTGATATTACTTTAAAAAATGCAAAGGAAATTTTGGAATTCGAAAGGATACGAAAAAAAGAACAATCGTTTTTGGAGGTGCAATGGTGA
- a CDS encoding DoxX family protein, whose protein sequence is MQTNLLQNILRTILGLFMTVAGVGHLTFQRQEFLAQVPRFLPQDPMFMDFVVLSSGVVEIIFGLSLLFWAKERIRVGILLAIFFVLIFPGNISQYTNGISAFGLDTDEKRFIRLFFQPVLILWALWSTGALRFLLDKRKNN, encoded by the coding sequence ATGCAAACAAATCTACTACAAAACATTCTAAGAACAATACTTGGTCTTTTTATGACAGTCGCTGGTGTAGGTCACCTAACATTCCAAAGGCAAGAATTTTTAGCACAAGTACCTCGGTTTTTACCGCAAGATCCAATGTTTATGGATTTTGTTGTTTTATCTTCGGGTGTCGTGGAAATCATTTTTGGTCTTTCCCTTTTATTTTGGGCAAAGGAAAGAATCCGTGTTGGTATTCTACTTGCTATATTTTTTGTTCTGATTTTCCCGGGGAACATTTCCCAATACACAAATGGAATTAGTGCTTTTGGACTCGACACAGATGAAAAAAGATTCATTCGATTATTTTTCCAACCAGTCCTAATCCTTTGGGCACTTTGGTCTACAGGTGCATTACGGTTTCTATTGGATAAAAGAAAAAACAATTAG
- a CDS encoding 7TM diverse intracellular signaling domain-containing protein has product MEIFTHQPNENLTFEEVRKSKLFEESKSLSPNFGFTKNVYWVRFELYNDSKEKDWFIHLSYPLLDKIEFYEWNEKTWRKIITGDSYIFSQRPLDEKSFIFPVQIHSKKNPIYYFRFESEGTVQFPITVYSHERFLKLKEKENLSLGIYYGILFVLIIYNLILLFMLRDLGYLYYLLYISLYGLSQSVLNGLAFQIFWPNSPYWANISLPFVGGFSLFWGLQFTRSFLNTKKNTPKLDKILIVLMIFMFCLMVSSFVFSYYINIYLLASLVMLFAVFVFLVAVVCWDKGYKPARYFLIAWVALLFGVGIYSLKGFGILPANLVTEYGLQAGSAIEMCLLSLGLAYKIKLANSDKNKAERKMASYKVKLQDAKLVSSRLEVELLKNNIHPHFLLNSINATIIWLDEDPETAKQLLSALSEELRSILKLTNKKTISIAEEINICKRYLEIMSLRKESKFEFKSEGVTNKDIIPPIVLLTLVENGLTHGYQGKHSGLFTLKKKREKNKTKYILFNDGLPTTKSDSLGTGIKYIKSRLQEAFPNRWDFSSKVVKGGWENTITVLD; this is encoded by the coding sequence ATGGAGATCTTTACCCACCAACCAAATGAAAATCTAACGTTTGAAGAGGTTCGCAAATCGAAATTGTTTGAAGAAAGTAAATCGCTCTCTCCAAATTTTGGTTTCACAAAAAATGTATATTGGGTTCGTTTTGAGTTATACAATGATTCGAAAGAAAAGGATTGGTTCATTCATTTGTCCTATCCGCTTTTGGATAAAATTGAATTTTATGAATGGAATGAAAAAACATGGAGAAAAATCATTACTGGTGACTCGTATATTTTTTCACAAAGACCGTTAGATGAAAAAAGTTTTATTTTTCCGGTCCAAATCCATTCTAAAAAAAATCCAATCTACTATTTTCGATTTGAAAGTGAAGGAACGGTTCAATTCCCAATCACAGTTTATTCACATGAAAGATTTTTGAAACTAAAAGAGAAGGAAAATTTATCACTTGGAATTTACTATGGAATCTTATTTGTTCTCATCATTTATAATTTAATCTTATTGTTTATGTTGAGAGACCTGGGATATCTCTATTACCTTTTGTATATTAGTTTATATGGTCTTTCTCAGTCGGTACTCAATGGTTTGGCGTTTCAAATTTTTTGGCCTAATTCACCGTATTGGGCAAATATAAGTTTACCTTTTGTTGGAGGATTTTCTTTGTTTTGGGGCCTTCAGTTTACGAGAAGTTTTTTAAATACAAAGAAAAATACTCCAAAGTTAGATAAAATTCTTATCGTATTAATGATTTTTATGTTTTGTTTGATGGTTTCCTCATTTGTTTTTTCTTACTATATCAATATTTATCTACTCGCATCACTCGTTATGTTATTTGCTGTTTTTGTTTTTCTCGTTGCAGTTGTTTGTTGGGACAAAGGATACAAACCTGCAAGATATTTTCTAATTGCATGGGTAGCTTTACTATTTGGCGTCGGGATCTATTCTCTCAAAGGTTTTGGGATTTTGCCTGCAAACCTTGTCACTGAATACGGATTACAAGCTGGTTCTGCTATCGAGATGTGTTTGTTATCATTGGGGTTGGCATATAAAATTAAACTTGCGAATTCAGATAAAAACAAAGCAGAAAGAAAAATGGCATCTTATAAAGTGAAGTTACAGGATGCCAAGTTGGTTTCCTCTCGCTTAGAAGTAGAGCTATTAAAAAATAATATACACCCTCATTTTTTACTAAATTCAATCAATGCAACAATCATTTGGTTGGATGAAGATCCTGAAACCGCAAAACAACTTTTAAGTGCACTGTCCGAAGAGTTACGTTCCATCCTAAAATTAACGAATAAAAAAACAATCTCGATTGCAGAAGAGATAAATATTTGCAAACGATACTTGGAAATTATGAGTTTACGTAAAGAATCAAAATTTGAATTCAAATCAGAAGGGGTCACAAACAAAGATATAATTCCACCCATTGTTCTACTTACCTTGGTTGAGAATGGATTAACTCATGGTTATCAAGGCAAACATTCGGGGTTATTCACCCTAAAGAAAAAAAGAGAAAAAAATAAAACGAAATATATTTTGTTCAATGATGGTCTTCCGACAACGAAGTCTGATTCCCTCGGAACTGGTATCAAATACATCAAATCCAGATTACAGGAAGCATTTCCCAATCGTTGGGATTTTTCTTCGAAAGTAGTGAAGGGAGGTTGGGAAAATACAATCACTGTATTAGATTGA
- a CDS encoding ArsR/SmtB family transcription factor produces MNSPNLESIFHALADRSRLQMVERLSNGPASVKEIAEPFGMALPSILKHLKVLEDVGIVISQKSGRVRTYQLDPKNLMGINDWLEERKKTWNRNFDRLGNFLIESSLENSDGG; encoded by the coding sequence ATGAATTCTCCAAATTTGGAAAGTATTTTTCATGCATTAGCTGATCGTAGTCGTTTGCAAATGGTCGAAAGACTGAGTAATGGACCTGCTTCAGTGAAAGAAATTGCCGAACCTTTCGGTATGGCACTCCCATCTATTTTAAAACATTTAAAAGTTTTGGAAGATGTTGGCATTGTCATATCACAAAAATCTGGTAGAGTCCGCACTTACCAATTGGATCCCAAAAATTTAATGGGAATCAATGATTGGTTGGAAGAAAGAAAAAAAACTTGGAATCGTAATTTTGATCGATTAGGAAATTTTTTAATCGAATCATCTTTAGAAAATTCAGACGGAGGATAA
- a CDS encoding LytR/AlgR family response regulator transcription factor, translating to MRILIVEDEVVAARGLERILRELLGSKISSLRMEKSLLGSQCFLQENQIDLLFLDLNLDGDIGFDLLRETSAASFITIITSGNIQEAIRAFEFGVLDFVPKPISKERIEKALKKYYSNSGQNKTKYIGVKEEQNLKLVASKNILYIEADDKRVKIFQKNGEVHLHNKSLEFVSKILPSNFIRIHRSFLVNLKCIKQIFVSQGGFYQVELVTGTKLKMGRNFYKELKTKLNQFVSRS from the coding sequence TTGAGAATACTGATCGTAGAGGATGAAGTTGTTGCTGCTAGAGGGTTGGAACGTATTTTACGTGAACTATTGGGTAGTAAAATTTCATCTCTGCGGATGGAAAAAAGTTTACTTGGATCACAATGTTTTCTCCAAGAGAATCAAATTGATCTACTATTTTTAGACTTAAATTTGGATGGTGATATAGGTTTTGATTTATTAAGAGAGACTTCGGCGGCTTCCTTTATCACAATCATCACTTCTGGTAACATTCAAGAAGCTATACGTGCTTTTGAATTTGGTGTATTGGATTTTGTACCAAAACCAATTTCAAAAGAACGAATTGAAAAAGCTTTAAAGAAATATTATTCAAATTCTGGTCAAAATAAAACAAAATATATTGGTGTGAAGGAAGAACAAAATTTAAAATTAGTAGCATCAAAGAATATCTTGTACATTGAAGCTGATGATAAACGGGTCAAAATATTTCAGAAGAATGGAGAAGTGCATCTTCACAATAAAAGCTTGGAGTTTGTCTCTAAAATTTTACCATCAAATTTTATTAGAATTCACCGTTCTTTTCTCGTCAATCTAAAGTGTATCAAACAGATCTTCGTTTCACAAGGAGGCTTTTACCAAGTCGAATTGGTGACGGGAACAAAATTGAAGATGGGGAGAAATTTTTACAAAGAATTAAAAACAAAATTAAATCAATTTGTGAGTAGATCCTAA
- a CDS encoding SRPBCC family protein, with translation MNTNQVTISTFTIERILPSSKDRAFAAWSNKESKRRWFACHDDWITAEFEMDFKVGGKETNLVLTPSGSRHSLDATYYDIIPNERIVYAFGMYVNGMRVSISLVTVLFESILEARTRMVFTEQIVLLDPTVKDGTSKIEIQSREKGTNAGFDRLVKELS, from the coding sequence GTGAACACAAACCAAGTCACCATTTCTACATTTACTATCGAAAGAATTTTACCTAGTTCCAAAGATCGAGCATTTGCTGCATGGTCAAATAAAGAATCAAAACGAAGATGGTTTGCATGCCATGATGATTGGATTACTGCTGAATTTGAAATGGATTTTAAAGTGGGTGGAAAGGAGACGAATCTCGTTTTGACTCCATCTGGGAGTCGGCATTCATTAGATGCTACTTATTATGACATTATACCGAATGAAAGAATTGTTTATGCATTTGGCATGTATGTAAATGGTATGAGAGTTTCCATTTCACTAGTAACAGTTTTATTTGAATCTATATTAGAAGCAAGAACACGTATGGTATTTACGGAACAGATTGTACTTTTGGATCCAACGGTAAAAGACGGAACATCAAAAATAGAGATTCAAAGTCGTGAAAAAGGTACAAATGCAGGATTTGACCGATTAGTGAAAGAACTTTCATGA
- a CDS encoding GGDEF domain-containing protein yields MVQPLENLDHKANSKSTEKFQTANLARCLYTLIMVLVFYHFQLPWIVTIGSVHLLFSITWYLLIHFEILVEKELWWSGYIPATFDLIWLTVLAYGTGHITSFFILGYLGSIALSSMSLDRNYGTYNAFLATVLFSSMGFLVYFEALPLVNILMPPVKPTLLSIFISSILLGGSAFIVNQIVSKLFYSLSDLNEKLLAIAMTDPLTGISNRRSFFSNLEIEMARQHRSVSPYPIAFLLFDLDHFKSINDTYGHEIGDRVLIEFATVLKTSLRKQDFPARWGGEEFLVLLPNTDLDGSIIVAEKIRTNFHSLSIYANGKRFHCSTSVGLSILKDKNSNPETIINIADEYLYKAKKNGRNQVFSEKNFLESKQID; encoded by the coding sequence ATGGTACAACCGCTCGAAAATCTTGATCATAAAGCAAACTCAAAATCCACTGAAAAATTTCAAACAGCAAATTTAGCACGTTGTTTGTACACGCTGATTATGGTTTTGGTATTTTATCATTTCCAACTGCCTTGGATTGTCACGATTGGTTCAGTTCATCTTTTGTTTTCAATCACTTGGTATCTTTTGATTCATTTTGAAATTTTAGTGGAAAAAGAACTTTGGTGGAGTGGTTATATTCCGGCAACCTTCGATTTAATTTGGTTAACGGTTCTTGCTTATGGAACAGGTCATATTACTTCCTTTTTTATTTTGGGATACCTAGGATCAATAGCCCTAAGTAGTATGTCACTTGATAGAAATTACGGAACTTACAATGCCTTTCTTGCAACTGTGTTGTTTAGCTCCATGGGATTTTTAGTATATTTCGAAGCATTGCCATTAGTGAATATACTAATGCCTCCCGTGAAACCAACTCTTCTTAGTATTTTTATTTCCTCTATCTTACTGGGAGGGAGTGCATTCATCGTAAACCAAATCGTCTCCAAATTGTTTTATTCTTTATCTGATTTGAATGAAAAACTTTTGGCAATTGCTATGACCGATCCATTGACTGGAATTTCTAATCGTCGATCTTTTTTTTCCAATTTGGAAATTGAAATGGCAAGACAACATCGAAGTGTTTCTCCCTACCCCATTGCCTTTCTTTTATTTGATTTAGATCATTTTAAATCAATCAATGATACCTATGGACATGAAATTGGTGATCGAGTTTTAATCGAATTTGCAACAGTCCTCAAAACTTCTCTCCGCAAGCAAGACTTTCCTGCCAGATGGGGAGGAGAAGAGTTCCTTGTTTTATTGCCCAATACTGATCTAGATGGTTCTATTATCGTAGCAGAGAAAATACGAACAAACTTTCACTCCCTTTCAATCTATGCGAATGGGAAACGATTCCATTGTTCTACCAGTGTTGGTCTTTCAATTTTAAAAGATAAAAATTCAAATCCTGAGACAATCATCAACATAGCCGATGAGTATTTATATAAAGCCAAAAAAAATGGAAGAAACCAAGTGTTTTCCGAGAAAAATTTTCTAGAAAGCAAACAAATTGATTAA
- a CDS encoding glutathione S-transferase family protein yields the protein MDNYRNSDLVLYLHPLASFCHKVLIALYENGTKFESKLVDLSDNDSRDELLSQWSVGKIPILRDRLRKKTIPETSIIIEYLDMNYPGKVKLIPDDPNLVLEVRLWDRFFDMYVSDPMQKIVLDQIRPNGKHDPYGVDQSITKLSIAYGMLEAQLNSKEFIAGEFFSMADCSAVPALFFADTILSFRNDYPKLTNYFERLLKRHSVMRTIEEAEPYFQFYPFYDKIPKKFIKKLSE from the coding sequence ATGGATAACTATCGAAATTCAGATTTAGTATTGTACCTACACCCGCTTGCTTCCTTTTGCCATAAGGTTCTTATCGCTTTATATGAAAACGGCACGAAGTTTGAATCGAAGTTAGTCGACCTTTCAGATAACGATTCTCGGGATGAACTTTTGTCCCAGTGGTCTGTTGGAAAGATACCGATACTTCGAGACCGTTTGCGCAAGAAGACCATACCTGAAACGAGCATTATCATTGAGTATCTAGATATGAATTATCCGGGAAAAGTGAAACTTATACCAGATGACCCAAACTTGGTATTGGAAGTTAGGTTATGGGATCGTTTTTTTGATATGTATGTAAGTGATCCAATGCAAAAAATAGTTTTGGATCAAATTCGACCAAATGGTAAACATGATCCATATGGAGTGGATCAGTCAATTACGAAGCTATCTATCGCCTATGGAATGTTAGAGGCACAATTAAACTCTAAAGAATTCATTGCTGGCGAATTTTTTAGTATGGCTGATTGTTCTGCGGTTCCTGCTTTGTTTTTTGCTGATACAATTCTTAGTTTTCGAAATGATTATCCTAAACTGACAAATTATTTTGAAAGATTATTGAAAAGACATTCGGTGATGCGTACAATCGAAGAAGCGGAACCATATTTTCAATTTTATCCATTTTATGATAAAATACCAAAAAAATTTATAAAAAAACTATCTGAGTAA
- a CDS encoding LA_2478/LA_2722/LA_4182 family protein produces MKFLSKTIITLLTLLSFMACNKLSQSPEAKLKELVPKFQKTMCSKTIECTKDEFAKIPPAYRNMIPPFMQSEENCISFFDQKMKEAEKKRIEEKKEVTAEQVESFEKCINAFGKLTCDSFKGTKEKVNIPECEEAQKLSGNN; encoded by the coding sequence ATGAAATTTCTTTCCAAAACAATCATTACTCTTCTAACACTTTTGTCTTTCATGGCATGTAATAAACTTTCACAATCACCTGAAGCCAAACTAAAGGAATTAGTTCCAAAATTCCAAAAGACAATGTGTTCTAAAACAATTGAGTGCACAAAAGATGAGTTTGCGAAAATTCCGCCTGCATACAGAAACATGATCCCACCTTTTATGCAGTCTGAAGAAAATTGTATCTCCTTCTTTGATCAAAAAATGAAAGAAGCAGAGAAGAAACGTATCGAAGAAAAAAAAGAAGTGACTGCGGAACAAGTGGAATCCTTTGAAAAATGTATCAATGCTTTTGGCAAACTAACATGTGATTCTTTCAAAGGGACAAAAGAAAAAGTAAATATCCCTGAATGCGAAGAAGCACAAAAATTGTCTGGAAACAACTAA
- a CDS encoding MBL fold metallo-hydrolase: MPSLLISICFVILFSLTFVQCKAFGKDPEGLHKETIQKSSHFDPNREQFVNRRPDILEKMREGQNFFSLFVKFMFGGDKYQKPSVKLPEEKPDFEEFLKPDESIKFIWFGHSTFLVNIEGTILFFDPVFSESAAPFGFMVKRFQDAVVKLEELPKIDYIIISHDHYDHLDMETIEFFKSKQTRFITPLGVTSHIRSWGISENRLTELDWWERLDLGKIQIVCTPAQHFSGRRGMNGNKTLWSSWTVIGQKERFYFSGDSGYDIHFKQIGDTYGPFDLTFIENGQYNPMWEAVHVLPEQTAKAHLDLRGKSLVPVHWGMFNLSLHSWYEPAENIERESKKHNIDLLTPKFGQLVKLKSPNLIERWWKKYIEE, translated from the coding sequence TTGCCATCATTGCTCATCTCAATTTGTTTTGTGATCCTTTTTTCGCTCACATTCGTCCAGTGTAAAGCATTCGGGAAAGATCCTGAAGGTTTACACAAAGAAACCATTCAAAAATCATCCCATTTCGATCCTAATCGTGAACAATTTGTGAACCGTAGGCCCGATATTTTAGAAAAAATGAGAGAGGGTCAAAACTTTTTTTCATTATTCGTTAAGTTTATGTTTGGTGGAGATAAATACCAAAAACCTTCTGTTAAATTGCCTGAAGAAAAACCTGATTTTGAAGAATTTTTAAAACCTGATGAGAGTATAAAATTTATATGGTTTGGTCATTCTACTTTCCTTGTGAACATTGAAGGTACCATTTTGTTTTTTGATCCAGTATTTTCTGAGTCAGCGGCTCCATTTGGATTTATGGTCAAACGATTCCAAGATGCTGTTGTGAAATTAGAAGAATTGCCAAAAATAGATTATATCATTATCTCACATGATCATTATGACCACTTGGATATGGAAACGATTGAATTTTTTAAATCAAAACAAACCCGTTTCATCACTCCACTTGGTGTCACTTCGCATATTAGGTCTTGGGGTATTTCTGAAAATCGTCTAACCGAACTTGACTGGTGGGAACGTTTGGATTTAGGAAAAATTCAAATTGTATGTACACCTGCTCAACATTTTTCAGGTCGAAGGGGAATGAATGGTAATAAAACACTTTGGTCATCTTGGACCGTAATCGGACAAAAAGAACGATTTTATTTTAGTGGGGATTCAGGTTATGACATCCACTTCAAACAAATTGGAGACACATATGGTCCATTTGATTTAACTTTTATCGAAAATGGACAATACAATCCTATGTGGGAAGCTGTGCATGTTTTACCGGAACAAACTGCTAAAGCCCATTTGGATTTACGTGGGAAATCTCTCGTACCGGTGCATTGGGGGATGTTTAATTTATCCTTACATAGTTGGTATGAACCTGCAGAAAATATAGAAAGAGAATCGAAAAAACATAATATCGATTTATTAACACCAAAATTTGGCCAATTGGTGAAATTAAAAAGTCCCAATTTAATCGAACGTTGGTGGAAAAAATATATCGAAGAATAG
- a CDS encoding methyl-accepting chemotaxis protein → MGTFFALHFIKSTEVQFLSQILFSLLVIAPISICFGILFGNWITSIFMKLESAFKEVGLGNLGIQIQYKKNDIFRDFYHSFHRMILAQSELIQHIKSSASTLSNESIEMKKITSEFALNLQSQSAATEEVSASIEEISGVATSISNIANENKDSMSDLKEKVESLSTAIDETADTVNETLTSIQLIIDKAESGKTSLKLMNDAMENLTSSSTEISRTVDIISKISEQVNMLALNASIEAARAGDAGRGFAVVADEVSKLAERTASAVKSIDQLIKKNQRDVELGRERIDSTTFEIQSIIGTIDIISNHIEDVRNAIVSQKNVESKLFELAQFVKERSEEIKNAVSEHKTATNEVMVSVSSISEISFKNSEQSEFLADNLKQFNSTTDKLISMVNLFRTNETISHQKDFVRDSKTHRLEFTSEIGDIYYVPDHHLIEVVWKPDYSDDGYKTILLNALEVIDRWKVSKWLADTRQIGLVSKTGQEWVNSEWFPKASNSTLRKMAVVVPESALSAISIEDTTLKTGLVEMKSVPNMEAAWKWLT, encoded by the coding sequence ATGGGAACTTTTTTTGCACTCCATTTCATCAAAAGTACGGAAGTTCAGTTTTTGTCACAAATTTTATTTTCGTTATTAGTCATTGCTCCTATTAGCATTTGTTTTGGAATACTTTTCGGAAACTGGATCACTTCTATTTTTATGAAACTTGAATCAGCTTTTAAAGAAGTAGGTTTAGGCAATTTAGGAATTCAAATTCAGTATAAAAAAAATGATATTTTTCGAGATTTTTACCATAGTTTTCATCGGATGATTTTAGCTCAGAGTGAACTGATCCAACACATTAAATCATCTGCATCGACATTATCGAATGAGTCTATAGAAATGAAAAAAATTACCAGTGAGTTTGCATTGAATTTGCAATCCCAATCTGCCGCAACAGAAGAGGTTTCTGCTTCTATCGAAGAGATTTCGGGTGTTGCCACTTCTATATCCAATATCGCTAATGAAAATAAAGATAGTATGTCCGATCTTAAAGAGAAGGTGGAATCACTTTCAACTGCAATTGATGAAACTGCTGACACAGTTAACGAAACTTTAACATCTATCCAATTGATCATCGATAAAGCAGAATCTGGTAAAACTTCATTAAAGTTGATGAATGATGCAATGGAAAATCTTACATCAAGTTCAACTGAAATATCTCGGACAGTCGATATTATAAGTAAAATTAGTGAACAAGTGAATATGTTAGCGCTCAATGCATCCATTGAAGCTGCTAGAGCTGGTGATGCAGGTAGAGGATTTGCAGTTGTAGCGGACGAAGTATCAAAACTAGCAGAAAGGACTGCCAGTGCAGTAAAAAGTATTGATCAATTAATCAAAAAAAACCAAAGAGATGTTGAGTTGGGGCGAGAGAGAATTGATTCCACAACTTTTGAAATCCAATCCATTATAGGAACCATCGATATCATTTCGAATCATATTGAGGACGTAAGGAATGCAATTGTATCTCAAAAGAATGTTGAGAGTAAACTTTTCGAGTTAGCTCAGTTTGTGAAAGAAAGATCTGAAGAAATTAAAAATGCAGTTAGTGAACACAAAACGGCAACTAACGAAGTGATGGTATCTGTATCTTCTATAAGCGAAATTTCATTTAAAAATTCAGAACAAAGTGAGTTTTTAGCAGATAATCTCAAACAATTTAATAGTACGACAGATAAATTGATATCCATGGTGAATCTTTTTAGAACGAACGAGACCATTTCTCATCAAAAAGATTTTGTTAGAGATTCTAAAACCCATCGTCTTGAGTTTACTTCTGAAATTGGAGATATTTATTACGTTCCAGATCATCATTTGATAGAAGTAGTTTGGAAACCGGATTATTCCGATGATGGATACAAAACGATCCTATTGAATGCACTAGAAGTGATTGATAGATGGAAGGTATCAAAGTGGTTAGCTGACACGAGACAAATTGGTTTGGTTTCGAAAACTGGTCAAGAGTGGGTAAACAGCGAATGGTTTCCTAAAGCAAGTAATTCTACACTTCGAAAAATGGCAGTTGTAGTACCCGAATCAGCACTTTCTGCAATTTCTATCGAAGATACCACATTAAAAACTGGTCTTGTAGAAATGAAGTCAGTGCCAAATATGGAAGCTGCCTGGAAATGGTTAACTTGA